The DNA sequence TTGAATGCATCCTCTGCCTTGGAAGGTATTTCAGCACCAGCAAAGTCGTCTATATAGTTAACGGCGTCGTAACCTGTTTTCTGATAAATGTAAACTAGTGCATTAGTACAACGCTGACAGGCCATGGCTGAAGAGCGAAGACCAAATGGTAGTTTGGTGTCAAAGTACAATTTGTCTCTCCATTGTAACCCAAGCAAATGGTAGTCATGTGGGTCGACTGGGATCCAACGATAACAGCGACGTATATCACATTTATATAGAAGGCAGTAAGGCCCATGTTTGTTTATCATAGCTATCAAATTGTCTGTTGAAGGATAGCGTAGTCTGAATGGAACATCCAGGTAAGTGTCACAAGGGATGCCATCATTGACAGAGTCTCTGAAGGGAAAAGAGAGGTCCATGATAGTTCTTCTGTCCAAAGAGCCCTTTTTTGGCACAGAGGAAAGTGGTGATGTGGTGAGAGGCAAATTCAACGGATTACACGTGAAGGGACCAATCACAGCACCGAAGTCTGTCTCTTTCTTAATGTAAGTGTCGATGTGGGATGCGAAGGCTAATGCAGAGGTGTGATTCTTGTTGTGACCTCTGGGGAGAAGTGCTGATGTGTAGTTGATAGGCCAACCAAATTGTAGGAAGTCAACAATTATGTTGTCACTGTAGTGCGACAGGTCATGGCGCCATTGAGCAATGTCGAAGGTTGATGGTACAGGAATTCTGAGCTTGCTGAAGTTTGGAAAACCTGAGGCCGTTACCATACTGTGGGTAGTAATTAGTTTCTGAAAGTCTAAGTGTGCTGGCAAACACCCAACAGTATCATCATGTCTATGGTGATTTCTTGTATCGGAATTGTCAAAGTTGGTATAACTTGGGTATTGGAACTTGTAGTACAGATGTGTGGATGGAAAGTTGTCCATTGAAGCGTAGTCAACACTTGTGTCAGCATACCAGAATGCTGGGCTAAAGTAATCATCAGAGTGACCGTTATTGTTTGGAGGTTTGGGAACTGTGACCGTGCTAGTCATTTGCTGTGCTTGTGGGTGGCGATTAACTGTGCCTGGTGGCTGCAAGCCTTTAGTCCTGTCACCACTGGTGGAGATGGTATCTGAGGGATGGATATGTGTAGATGGAACAACGACTGCACAGTTCATGTCCTGTAGAGCTGCAATTGTGTCTGAATTAGAAGTAGGTGGTAGCTGAGTGGTTGTCATGAAAACAGGATTGTATGTGACTTTCTGACCAACTGAGGGGTTATTGATAGTGGGCTCCATAGCTGCAACTGTGGTGACTTTCTGACCAACTGAGGGGTTATTGATAGTGGGCTCCATAGCTGCAACTGTGGCGGGGTGGTGTGTACCTGTGATGACTTCTGCCGCAGTTTGTTGCCTTCTACTTGTAAGCATGGGGTATGAAGACTGGATAGCTGTAGCAGCATTGTCAATGGTCTGTGTAGCTGTGATAGTAGTAAAGTTTGTCTGAGGTGGGGGAACAACAACAGTGGTAGGGTTGTTTCCGATCGCATGTCTGATAACTTCGGCCGGTGGATGACAATGAGCATGTCCAATAGCCACAGTGGTGGCTGGGTTGCTCACACTAGTGGTAACATTGGTTTTGGTCAAAAGACTACTAACTGTGGTTTCA is a window from the Ptychodera flava strain L36383 chromosome 11, AS_Pfla_20210202, whole genome shotgun sequence genome containing:
- the LOC139144317 gene encoding uncharacterized protein isoform X4 gives rise to the protein MSSKPQRACKTCLVDLKHHKGPSGHLCRENKDNSFEMDLKSSPNVNLPTPADHLKKTRDTIRTEWLKPDTSEDGATRKTGTDGTAVVTNPLPVITTATIAESSETTVSSLLTKTNVTTSVSNPATTVAIGHAHCHPPAEVIRHAIGNNPTTVVVPPPQTNFTTITATQTIDNAATAIQSSYPMLTSRRQQTAAEVITGTHHPATVAAMEPTINNPSVGQKVTTVAAMEPTINNPSVGQKVTYNPVFMTTTQLPPTSNSDTIAALQDMNCAVVVPSTHIHPSDTISTSGDRTKGLQPPGTVNRHPQAQQMTSTGTIQHGPTCKTLSNPFRRLPSVQARKRT